The nucleotide window CTAAATTGCTCTAAAATCTCTTTTTCTTCATTTGTATTTTGTTCTAATCTTTTAGTTGTACACTGAATTGATACTCTTTTTTTTGCAAAGATATTTTTACAATCTTGTTCATCTTCACAAAAAAAGATTGAAGAGTTTGGATTTTTTGTTAAGTTTGAAGAGTGTTTTGCCATCAATGATAAATAAACATAATATTTATGATTTATTTTAACAAATGGAGCATAAGATGAAAAAGGATTTCCTTTATCATCTAAAGAGCTAATAGTCAAACTTTTTATTGGTTCTAAAAATTCATCTAAACTATTTATCATAATTGTTCCTGCCATAAAAGTTCTAACTTAACATTGTAAATATCACTTCTTTTTGGTTTTATAAATAACTCTTCGATTGGAAAATTTGAACTTAAATTAGTAGAGTTGATTTTTTCAATTTCATTTTCAAGCATTGTTTTTAAACTGTTTCTTTGTTCTTCTAATTGATTTATTTCATTTTGTACATATTTAACATCATTTTTTTCTTTTAAGATTTTTGTAGCTCCTCTTGCACTGGTTGCTACTTTTCCAAGAGTTGTTGCTGTTGAACTTTTTCCAAAAAATGCACCTAAGATTGAAGTTCCTATTGAAATTATTGTATCAGTTGTTGTTGATGTTGCTTGTTGTTCTTCTCGTTCAAGTTTCTCATAAAGTTTTGATAATTTATTTTCTATTGAGTCATTCTCTTTTTGAAATTTTGTTTGAAGTTTTTCAACTTCTAAATCAATTTTTTCATTTAATCTATCTTGTAATCTAATTTTAAAATCACCTAAACTTTCATTTTGTTTTGAAGTAAGTTTTAACTCATCATTTTTATAAAGTGTAAGTTTAGAATTTCTATATATATAATCAACAAAATCTTTTTCAATAGTTTTTAACTCTTTTTCACTTTGAATAAAAGTTGGTAATTCATAATAGTGTGAATTTGGTCTCTCTTTTGTTTCAAAATTAGAGTTTTCTACTTCTTCTTTTTCATCAAAGTTTATATTTTTCATTTCTTCATCAAGATATATTTTGCAAGTTTCTGTTGTTTCTAAATCTATATTTTTAGTGCTATTTATATAATGAATATCACAAGAACAAATTAAATAAGGTTGTAAATAATAAGCACTATTTTGAGAACCATAAAGATATTTTTCATTTAGATTTGATGTAATTATAGGTTTAGAAATCCCTTTTTCTATATTTATTTGAGTAATTGTATCTTCATTTTTTTCTTCTTTTTTAGAAGATGAATTAGTTCTTTTATTACTCATTAGTTTTTTTATTCCATCTTTTGGAATAGGACCTTTTAGATAAGATAAAGCCCATCTAGTTTGAAAGATTTTTATTCCATTTTCATTTATATTTTTAAGAATAAAATTTCTTTTTTCAAGACTAGATATAAGATTCATTATCTCATCTTTATCTAAATTTCCTTCATTTGCACTACTTAATCCATCTATTACTTTTTCTTTATCTTGTTTTGTTTGAAGTCTTCCTATAAACCAAGTTCCAATATTTGCTAGACCTTTATAATCAATATCAACAGGATTTTGAGTAGATAAAATAATTCCAATACCAAAACTTCTAGCTTGTTTTAGAAGAGTAAGCATTGGTTGTTTTGATGGTGGATTTGCATTTGGTGGGAAATATCCAAAAATTTCATCCATATAAAGTAGGGCTTTAAGTGAAGTAGTTCCCTCTTGTCTTCTCATCCAAGAAACCATTTGATTTAAAAGAAGACTTACAAAAAACATTCTTTGGCTATCGTTTAGATGCGCAATTGAAAAAATAGAAACTTTAGCTTTTCCATTTTCATCATAAAGTAGGTTTGAAATATCTAAAGTTTCACCCTCTATCCAAGTTTTAAAAGATGGATTTGCAATAATTGTGTTTAATTTCAGTGCAAGTTTTAATCTCTCACTTTGAGCAAAAAATGTCTCTAAATCAAAAATTCCAATTTTTGCAAATGGTGGAGTAACTATCAAAGTAATTAGTTCTTCTAAAGTTAAATCTTTACTTTGAGTAAAATAGTTCATAAAAATTGAAGAAATTAATATTGATTCTTTTGAAGATGAATCATTTTGTTCTGCAATTAAAGATAAAATAGATGAAACAGTTGAATTTACAAGTGAAATTAATAAATCATTATCTTCTAAAACCTCTTTTGAAGGAGCTTTAAATGATGATAAAATTGATATTTGAACACCTGCATCGCTTCCTGGAGTATAGATAGTAAAATCAGCAGAATTTTTTAATTTTTCAATTCTTGAAGAGTTTTGAAAATCATTTTCAAGTCCAGTTTTCCAAAGATTTGCAGTGTTTATTGCAAATTCTTTTAACGTTTGTCCATTATTTTGAGCATCTTGTTCTTCAATCCAAGGTTCAAAATCACTTCCTTGTAGATTTGGAAAAGTAAGAAGTAAGTTTGTCATATCACCTTTTGGGTCAATAATAATTGAAGGAATATTATCAATAGCAGCTTCTTCTAATAAGGAAATACCAAGTCCAGTTTTTCCACTTCCTGTCATACCAATAATTGCAGCATGTGTTAATAAATCTTTGTTTTTATAGACTAAAGGAACAAAACTATTTTCAACTTTTTGTTTTCCTATATAAAAAAGTTTTAACTTTTCATAGTCAATTGTACTATCCATAATAGACCTTTTTTCAAATTAAGTTCATTTATTATATCAAAAAAAAAGTGAATGCCAATTTGACATTCACTTAAAAAAATAGAAATAAGAAATACTATTTATTATTTTCTTGAGTATTTTCTTGAATTTTCTCTTTTTCTTTTCTCTTTGCTTTCATTTTATTAAGTGCAAGCTTTCTCATATCAGCTGTTGTGTCTAATTCATCCATAATTTCTAAACCAAGTAAAGTCTCAATACAATCTTCCAAAGTTACAATTCCTTCTGTTTGATTGTATGAATCATGAACAATAAACATATGCTCTTTTTTTTGAATGAACATATTCAAAGCTTTTGCAACATGTATATTTTGATGAAGTGAAAAAACAGGTTTCATAATATCTTCAAGATTTTTATCACCTTCTGTTAAAGCTTGTTTAAAAATTTTTTTAGTTAAAACAATTCCTACAATATTGTCAATATTACCTTCATATACGGGAACTCTTGAAAATTTAAATGTTCTTTTATCTTCTACAATATCTTTTATTAAACTATTTTTTTCTATTGCATAAACAACAGAACGAGGAGTTAAAATATCTTTTAACTTTATACTATTTAAAGTAAGTGTATTTTCTATTATTTGAGATTCTAAATCTCCAATAATTCCTTCTTCTTCACTTAAAAGTGTAGAGTGGATTAACTCTTCTCTTGAAATAGAATCATTTGATTCTTTTCCAATTTTATTAGTAACGAATTGAGTTATTATAATAATTGGATAAGTAATAAAAATAAAAAAGTTTATAATTCTTGGTGCATAAGGAGCTAATTGCTTCCAATAAACTGCTCCAATTGTTTTTGGAATAATTTCAGCAAAAAATAGAATCATAAATGTTAAAACAATTGAAACAATCATAACTAAACTACTATTTCCTTCAAAAACATTTTGAGCTTGAACTCCAATTGCAGTTGCTCCTAAAGTATTTGCTATAGTGTTTAAAATAAGAATTGAAGCAATAGATTTATCAATATCTGTTTTTAATTTTTTTAATAATTTTCCAGCAGTAGGATTATTTTTTTCTAAAACTGAAATATAAGAAACATTTGTGGATAAAAGAATAGATTCTAAAATAGAACATAAAAATGATGTACCAATAACAGCAATAAATAGTAAGATTAAAATTTCCATTTTTTCTCACTTTTAACTAAACTTTGCCTCGGGGAATTATCTTCCAAGCAGGACTCCTTTTTTAAATCGATATAATTTGTAACTAATAATATCAAAATAAACTTAATAAATAAATTTTTTTTTGAAAAAAAATGATTTTTTATAGTATAATAAGCTTAATAAACAAGTTTTTATTATAAGGAGGTTATCATGGAATATGGATTAATACCAAAAATAGATCAGTATAGTGATAATAAAGCTTTAGAAATGCAAAAAGTTCAACCTTCTTCAAATTCATCTGAAATTAGAGATAAAGAGAATTTAAAGCAAATACAACAAGAAACTATAGTAAAAGCAAAAGAAGCTTCAGATGTAAAAGAAGCAAAAAATGAAACAACAACTTCCTCAAATAAATT belongs to Arcobacter defluvii and includes:
- a CDS encoding HugZ family protein — protein: MINSLDEFLEPIKSLTISSLDDKGNPFSSYAPFVKINHKYYVYLSLMAKHSSNLTKNPNSSIFFCEDEQDCKNIFAKKRVSIQCTTKRLEQNTNEEKEILEQFSKKFGNEMITMLHKMGDFYLFEFTPFYGEAVFGFGKAYNLGGKNFDEFLDRANFGNTGHGKK
- a CDS encoding ATP-binding protein; translation: MDSTIDYEKLKLFYIGKQKVENSFVPLVYKNKDLLTHAAIIGMTGSGKTGLGISLLEEAAIDNIPSIIIDPKGDMTNLLLTFPNLQGSDFEPWIEEQDAQNNGQTLKEFAINTANLWKTGLENDFQNSSRIEKLKNSADFTIYTPGSDAGVQISILSSFKAPSKEVLEDNDLLISLVNSTVSSILSLIAEQNDSSSKESILISSIFMNYFTQSKDLTLEELITLIVTPPFAKIGIFDLETFFAQSERLKLALKLNTIIANPSFKTWIEGETLDISNLLYDENGKAKVSIFSIAHLNDSQRMFFVSLLLNQMVSWMRRQEGTTSLKALLYMDEIFGYFPPNANPPSKQPMLTLLKQARSFGIGIILSTQNPVDIDYKGLANIGTWFIGRLQTKQDKEKVIDGLSSANEGNLDKDEIMNLISSLEKRNFILKNINENGIKIFQTRWALSYLKGPIPKDGIKKLMSNKRTNSSSKKEEKNEDTITQINIEKGISKPIITSNLNEKYLYGSQNSAYYLQPYLICSCDIHYINSTKNIDLETTETCKIYLDEEMKNINFDEKEEVENSNFETKERPNSHYYELPTFIQSEKELKTIEKDFVDYIYRNSKLTLYKNDELKLTSKQNESLGDFKIRLQDRLNEKIDLEVEKLQTKFQKENDSIENKLSKLYEKLEREEQQATSTTTDTIISIGTSILGAFFGKSSTATTLGKVATSARGATKILKEKNDVKYVQNEINQLEEQRNSLKTMLENEIEKINSTNLSSNFPIEELFIKPKRSDIYNVKLELLWQEQL
- a CDS encoding CNNM domain-containing protein, with amino-acid sequence MEILILLFIAVIGTSFLCSILESILLSTNVSYISVLEKNNPTAGKLLKKLKTDIDKSIASILILNTIANTLGATAIGVQAQNVFEGNSSLVMIVSIVLTFMILFFAEIIPKTIGAVYWKQLAPYAPRIINFFIFITYPIIIITQFVTNKIGKESNDSISREELIHSTLLSEEEGIIGDLESQIIENTLTLNSIKLKDILTPRSVVYAIEKNSLIKDIVEDKRTFKFSRVPVYEGNIDNIVGIVLTKKIFKQALTEGDKNLEDIMKPVFSLHQNIHVAKALNMFIQKKEHMFIVHDSYNQTEGIVTLEDCIETLLGLEIMDELDTTADMRKLALNKMKAKRKEKEKIQENTQENNK